The sequence gacagctttaagaccaatgaaatgcgtgtataggctattgttaaatacagaacagagcagggatgcgtgtcttttctctattaaaaaaaggtttaaataagcttctagcctaggttagatatacactgtgaaacaaaaaaaaagtgtttaggctaaatattttaaatgcacatctaatcaaaatatggtaaaaaaaaatagaataaagaataaagtctgtaagagtttaaacctgcgttatcatgcgcgctagacgaaccaacatgttcacctgatgtgttttagagaggatctgagtggggtagcgatgttcccctcggcactaaaactctctctgatggtgctcgttgcATTAACCTCCTCACTCCtaatgtccagtatactggacatttttttttctgggtTTTATAACTCGACAGGAAGTTTTACTTTGTTACACTCacttttagacactccaacaCAACTCTGTCTTTCTACTGGTTGGTCAAAGACattgagaattttttttaagcttCTTGAAAAAAGACCCGAAGATGGCAGCTGTTGAGAAAGACGCTTGTTGCCTCCGTGACCGAACAAAACATACGTTTTTATCTATTAATGTGcacatataaccaaagtgttttagaAATGATGTATTTTTAGAAGGTTTTTGTAATGATTGGTAACAATATAAGCGATGAATATGTATTTACGCATACTTAAATTTAGAGCAAATGTTTTATGTCCAGCCAGCTGGACATTTGGATTTAACGTATTGAATGTTGTTTAGTTTGTCATGCTAACTATGAATTAGAAGATGTGCATCAGTAttactttttgcatttttcgtGCTGTACATATCTTTTTCGTGTATGTTAAGGGCTGACAGTAGATGAGGTGCTTAAATTACTAGATGATAGTAATAGACTGcagcaggcacgtgcacagatagacccctagtggtgctcaagcacctgcccttttgccctggatgagaaaagtggcCTTTCTGCTAGAGCCCAacttttttctacattcattaatatttaaaaattaccctctctgtcatcaattccccccaaaattgttttgatatctgacgggcatttatttgagttcttgtgagaattctgccccAATATGATCCCCGCCTtgcccctccctcctcctcctccggttagcaatcatgcagtgctgagcgccaggccaaaccgctgctacacacttctcctctgacccgcataaataggaaaatgttatttagttgtctatttgattttattggcataaaAATAGGCCCATcgttaacattaactacccaaagtgggtttctgatttgaaatcaaaggtaggtcttaagttgagctacatgacagtctggtgaggtaaattgatactagtaatggtatattattagtttaatgcttcaactctgtcagaaaacagtaaaatgatgtatactgtgttctcccctttatggagattcagtaagtcactcttgaaaggttacaaaagcagaaagaaaaggaactacagcaagcatctcagggtagcagctctcttttatcctggattaaGCCATCtaaagcaaatgagggagatgtatcagtatcagttgtttggttattaaaagcgtgcacaatattgccttgtttttgcctgtttttcatttatttatgcaatttgataatttgagttatttgattagatgtgtattgattgtgttaacaaaaataaatatataacttaAATATcgtaccatgttttttttttttttttttttttttaattttataaataattttggcgatgggtgccctttttttttggtttgagcacctgcccccaaaaatgtctgtgcacgtgcctggactgcagtgttgagagtaGTGGGATGAATATCAACAGGATAGTGATAGGGAGTCAAGTGATTCTAAGCCAAGATGTTAAATGCAGTGGGGCAGAGCACTTGCCAGTGGTGGGTAGTGATAGCACCAGCTTTCAGAGGTGCAGAAACCCTGGCTGCACCAAAAAATCAAGCAtaagatgtttaaaatgtaatgtatttcttTGCATTCAAGTTGAACGAAACTGCTTTTATGAGTTCCACACAAGGTcccgttaaaaaaagaaaagaaaaactcaaAGCTGAAATGCAAAAGGTTTTGATTTGAATAATTTagatatcatttattttcaaaatatttatattgaaaGATAGATATGTggataatttaaaatttaaaatttatattcacaaactgaatattctgttttatgttttagtaatgttccttgtttttaaaatatatctataaaaggaaagtttgtttataagaaaaggggaaatgaacaaaactaaatgttttaattaaaaagtttgagttttcatttttaaggtttgaggtttttaaaattaaaagttttaaattaaatatttaaaatattcatataaataattaaaatgtaaattttaacttctgtataaactagtatatgctttttaatattataaacatgtattacattatgccataaatgtacaatACTTGATATGTCACAtgttataatggtaataataatatgtaaattttttcagaatcttgcacatttcatgctcttaattccaaatgtccagtatactggacacTAAATAACTCACAGTCCCCAagcaaaatttctttttttttttttataatgtcatttaaaaggCTGAAATGAACAAGTGTTGTTACAGgatattgtttgttttcaaaGCGTCCAATCTCGGGGGTGAGGAGGTTATTACACTGTAGATGTACtgaacctgcatgcgactttagagatcagagaaagtctagcctggttatcgcgccactattaaccatctatttagtagatataattaacataacaatatatactacatttcaagttattattcgtttcaatacatttttattcaacgaaaaaatacatttaaatcattccagcaagccagcaagagagaatctgcaggctgcaatgccatattaaccgtcattaagtgttttagtacaccgaggctgtttgaatatagtctaaattacaagtatttattgagtgtgaactcaatttaatcattaataaacttgcctataattcctgttgcgattgtttacattttaaaacacaaagcctgacactcagcagcaacgcatgagaacaggttgcgggaaaatgtcgctcctagctcattttcattatgaatttatttaacatttattacgcacgaatgtaagcgtataaaacaagatggacctgcaacaataaaaaaaaaaaggagaagaaagaaagaaaaaacgtgaatatcgcggtgttgcggttgtccagcatgccctgcggttggctggtctataccgcgatatttcaaaattgcggttagcgcgacagccctaccaCTGTGCACTGGATACCAAGATTCAAAAGCTTGTTATAATTGTTAAACTGCATTGATTACCCAAACTACATTGAAACAGCGATAGATACTGTACATCAAGAAGGATGTGCGTTGTACCTCTGTATGGAATTTCAACATGAGTGCTTGTGGAATCAAGCCATAAATAAATCATCATGACGTTTCTGTGGACTGGTACCACTGGCACAGTCTTAACAGAAAAATCAGCACTGTGTTAGGACCCCTTATTTGAGGTAATCGTAAGCTGTGTCACCACCAGTAGTTTATTCAGTTGTAATGTGCAAGACTTTCACATCATAGACGTCAAACCCATGTTTGAATGTACTGAACCAGTACAATATTGTTGCACTAGAAAATGTTGATCTTGATTCATTCTCCCTCTGAATAATTACGTTTCTCCTCTTTTTTGCAGTTGCGATAAACCTCATAGTGCAGCACATTCAGGACATTCTAAACGGCTTTGTCAAGCGCCAGAACGGCTACACAAACGGTACCGCGACTCCTCAGAGACAGAGACGGACTTCAGAATCAAGCAGACCTCATTGACCTCACCCTGTCCCTTCCTTTTGCTGAGGATGGGGATGCACCTCTCAAAAGACATGCGGTCCCTTCATCTTCTTCTCTTCAACAGCATCAACTGGAAGTGCAGAGATGTCTGACCGGGGCTGATATGACTTTTTATTTGAAATGTTCGGTTTACTTTAACCCTTTTAAGGGCTTTCTGTTTGCACGAGTGCTGTCATCTTTGCctgttgtaaataaatgatgcgCTCTGTTGTGGCTCACAGTGAAAAAACTCCAGATGTACGAACGGTTAAGACTCAAGATCTATGTTTGTGTACGACGCCCTTATAAACTTGAAACCAGAACTCAGGAAAGGTGACAGTGGGGTCGAGTTGTCCTTCATGCAAAAAGTCCCACTTGCTTTGATGCTAGTGGTCAGATTTTATTACCGTAGTTTAATTACTTGACTATTCGAGggattgttgttgtttttttttttttttttcttcaataaaGGTCAAGACTTAATACTTTGATCACGCAAGATCCTTTGCTGCTAGGAATTTGTTCCATTTAAGGTTATAGGTTTACATTTGGATGCATTCACAGTGAAGCCTGTAAACAATTTTGGACTCAACTCATGCCTAAAAACCCGatcatgttttatacttaaAAATCAGGGTGATTTCATGATGTCCAGACAATTACTTGAATTGTAGCTAGATCACTAAAAACTTAACcatgagtttgtttgttttttaaatttatttgtagATAGTTGGTAGATTAGGTTTTGCCAAAGAATATAAGTGTGAATTTCATTCACAACAACTGTATTtgcaaaagaaataaaaacgatTTGATAATCcgtgtttttcattttctttaattgCATGTGTTCCAAATTGCTTCAGTCTGTATATGAAGTGCACTAGACAGGGCGTACAAGAATACGTACCGTGCTCTATATGTAGTGCACTTGTGCAGGGGTAATGGAGACATATGGAACACTATCCCAGACAGCGGTGTGAACTCATTCTACGGATAGCGTATTTACGAAAACGCTCTAAACGCCAACATGGGGGTAGGTGTGCTTACAATTGACTTTCCACTGTTTTTGCTTGCCTGTTGAAATGCATTTATAAAGCACAAATATTGCTTTCCTCAGAAATTTGGTTTGCAGTTCAAAGCGACGTTGGAGAACGTTACAAATGTCAGACCTGACGGAGAAGACTTTCGCTGGTATTTAAAGGTAATTAGCTTCGTGCTAAATTCAAATGTACACACTTTAAAATGGAGCGTTTCTCAAAAGGTGTGATATATTTTTAAGTAGTTAATGCTACATATAACTAGCTTTTAGAGAAGTTCTTTGTTTAAACAATGTGTGCTTAATATGCCATTTTTAACAGCTGAAGTTGTTTTTATGGCTGAATCTCAAATGACCAATCTTTagctacgtagtgcactagctTATTTTTAGAATCACCAATTTTAAACACTTTATAGGGCACCTTAATAGGGAATGTGGGGCTATTTAGGATTCAGCTAGTGTGTCAGAAAACTGCGTGAACGAATATTGTCtcatatttttataaacagTATTACTCTGCCTTTAAGTAAGATGCATCAATTCATTacagtgtgtttaaatgtaCAAACGGTAGTATTTGCAGTCATTCCAGCTACAAAATCTTTAATGTGGCAGTTCTGTGGCTGAATCCCAAATTCCTCTACATtaactatgtagtgcactagggATGATTATACACTAGATACTTCTGTTTCTACAATGCACATTTTAGGTTTTACAGGCATGTTTATGTCAATGTAGTAAGTGTTGTGGTTAGCTGTGGCTGAATTACAAATGCCTTTCTATTGacaatatattgtattttaccaatatttagatttttttttgttttattgcagcTCAAGTGTGGTAACTGTGGAGAGGTCTCTGAAAAATGGCAGTATATCACATTACTGGTaaagcataacattattatgtattagttATTAACAATACAGAtggttctttttatttatttagttttttttcttatgaACCTTGTTAATGTTgagttatttattgtttttcttgcaTAATTCTGTACATTCTgctccattttttttattttttttttttattttttttttatttaaccaggaaatTAATCTCACTGAGATTTACAATCTCATTTGCAGGAGAGTCCTGGCCAAGATAAGCAGCAACATAGTACATAGTTACACTTATACAAACAACATACGACAAACATGAATACATAATATAGACAATACAATGctcatttaaaacaattacaaactGTTTTACCTATGTCCATATTCaacaacatgtttttaaaataacttaaattcACCAAATCctgcaattttaaaacattctgcaGTGTATTCCAGTCTGATGGTGCAGCATGATTAAAAGCCTGTTTCCCTAATTTCGTACGTGCCAAGGGGACCTTAAGAAGATACAAGGTGCAAGAGCGCAGACAATAATTTCCATccatttcttattttattagcatgtaTTTGCATATTACTATATGTATTTCTACAAAAGTTGGTTGCTGATAATAAGAACAGGGCTCTGTATGTTTAGTATGTATTTACTGACAGAGGATTTTCTTTAGGACAGCATGCCACTTAAAGGAGGCAGAGGCAGTGCCAGTATGGTTCAGAAGTGTAAGCTGTGTTCCCGGGAGAACTCGATAGGTAAATGTGGTCCATTCAGTGAACATATCCAGCAAAACTGTATGATGGGATGATGGCAGATGATCTTACATAATCATTTAAAGTAAATGTTATACAGCAGTACAATGCATGAGTGTGGGCCTGTGCTTGCACCATACCTCTACAACCATATAGCATGAACATGGTTCCCAAACTTGAGCCCCTGAAACAGTATAGCCCATTTGAAGCACATTGTTTAACTGATGCAGGACTTAGTTCCTAGGGTCACAATTTAGCTGATGAAAATGTACTTTCATTGGAATAGTAATCTGCATTTAATTATGAACCTAATCTCTACAGTTTTTTATGCATGCATGTTTTACTATCTAACCTTTTCATATTTTTAATCTAATTATGTCTTAATAAAAACCACAGTCATTTTTATAAATGTGCAGTTTAATTAATCAGCTTTTGCCTTCATTTCTTTCCTCCACAGATATCCTGAAAGATACCATTACGCCATATAATGTAAGTGAGGGAACTCATGTCTGAATCCCTCTTTCCCGTTTGCATTGTATGTGTGGATATATCCAATTCTTCCTTACTCTGGTGGCCCTTGCCACTTGTGGTTACTTACTTACTCTGGCCAGCAGTAGGTCACAGAGTGCTGATTTGCACGAGGATTAAGTTCCACCAAAATTGCTTATTAGATGTTACCAAAGCAAAAGGttgtaaaagtgaaaaaaaaaaaaagcaaaagtaCTGAGGCTGCGTTAGAATAATAGTGCACACGGTCATTTATCAACAGAACTTGAtgttttcatttaaacttaCAATTGTCAAACTATATTCTCACAATTGCTTGTATATAGCAATAAATATTCTTTATCTGCTTTTTAAGACTTcttgttatatattttattcaaCTCCATACACATcaccatatttatatatttatttcaagATGGAGGACAGCGATAGGTTTAAGACAATGGTGCAGTTTGAGTGCCGAGGCCTTGAACCAGTTGATTTTCAGCCTCAGGTGAGAGACTTTTTACATTGTGCTCGCTGTGCTCATAAAGGTCCTTTAAAAATCacaaacagctagcaagcacaATAACAAAAATGTCCGGTCATCAGTCTGTAATCTGAATAGTAACATTCTGGATCAACATCTTGACCACATGTTGTGAACCTGATTATTTTGCAGGCTGGCTTTGCTGCTAAGGGTGCTGAGACGACCACTCAGTTTCTAGAAATCAATCTTCAGGAGAAGGTGGGTAAAGGTTTCTCGTCACTTATAACACATGGCATCAAGTGCCGACAAACAAGTATTTGATGGTTTAGTTATTATGAAAGATGTTGCCATTGGTTGAAATATTTTACACAATAGGAATGATGATAAAGTTAAAGGACCTTCCTAAAGTTCTCAGATGATTACAAAATTTTACAACATTCTCTAAGACCAGAAGTCAACCGACACTTGCAGAGTTTCTGTATGACCCGAAGGCACCAGCAGTCCCTGCTGCTTGGAAATACCGCCATATCATGCtgctcccaccaccatgtttcactgtagacATGGTATCTCAAGAATAATTAGCACAGCAAAGGGTGCAAATATTTTAGTAAATACAATTTGTTACATTTTTGAATTTGAGTgaatgtattaaaatgtaaaaaagtaaaaaaaaagtttttttttctgcactgaaattcTTTGTGTTTCAGGACTGGACAGACTATGATGAAAAGGCCAGTGAGTCTGTTGGGATCTATGAGGTCACACATCAGTTCATCAAGTGCTGAGCACTTAAGAAATGCAAAACGAGGGGTCCAGTAAAAACCTGTCAAAACAGACCATTTatgataatgtttttattactggtTGTAGGCAGTAAATGACTTGATTGGACTGTAGATGCAAGAACATTTACTACTTAAAGGATTGAAGATGAATACCAACTGGCAGTGACAATAAAACCTGGAAAAAAGCTGTTGATTGTCTATTGCTGTGTCTTTATTTTACATCAAattgccaaaaatatttggataccaattctttattatttaactcAGGTGCATTAACAACACCCATTGCTATCAGCTGTGTGAAATCTGTTACAAAACTATATGCTTACTATTCTGTGCAAAGAGTCAGGTCCTTAAAGACATTGTTtgatgtgtttggtgtcaaagaACTTGAATGGCCTGCACAagtcaagtcagatttattcatatagcgctttttacaatagacattgtctcaaagcaactttacaaaatccaggaccaacagatacaaaaaatccctgttaagcaagccgagggcgacagtggcaaggaaaaactcccttaaaattacaggaagaaaccttgcaaggaaccagactcagaagggcccatccttcttgggtagcCTGGAGGATAAACACAGAGCCCCAACCTGAACCCCACTGAAGATTAGCATGAATCAGAATGTcagctgtgagccaggccttttccAACGtcagttatagctgcaaagtacCAAATTGATATTAATGCCAATTGTTTTGAAATGGGCTATCCCACAGGCTCACTATTAAGTGTCCATGTACTTTAGGTCATATAGTGCACATTTACTGTTGTTTTAACAGTGTTTTATCTAGcatcacattaaaacaaaattcAACTGCACAATGGCAGATGAAAGAATACATTAGATTAATGACATTAGAATCCTCGCCTCCCTgacgcgaccctgatcaggaagaAGCAGTGAAAAATAATGAATTCATATACATCGCCACCTCTAACAAAGtgtcagtaggtggattggcagaTATAAATTGCCATTAGCCGTGAGTGAGGTCATGGACATGCTATTAGGCTCCGAACCCACCGTGAAACTGATCAGGAATAAGCCGAGAAAAGGAAGAATCCTTAATGTGAATATTAGCGCCATCTgctgacaataataatattccTGGCACAATTTGATTCACTGAAATGAATCGACACGCTTTTTCTTCGCCTTGAATCAGTGAGTCGATTCATGTAACCCACTCTCATCCTggtgaaaggttgctggttgagAAACTGTCAACTGTAACGAGAACCGGTCAGCAGCACTGTTTTATAGTTTGTACATTTTACCATAAAACATGGCTCCTGCGAACAACAGAGTGTTTGTGGTTGGTGTTGGGATGACAAAGGTAAACTAAAACCGTTTCATTTAGTGTACTTTTTTGCAAGCGACCTAGTTAGTGTAGCCGCCGTAGCTAAAGAACACAGCATTTAGCTCTCTGGTTGATACAAGCTAACATAGCTTATAACTTTATACGTTTATTAATTACTTACTAATCTGGAACAATGAATGCATAATGTAGTGTCGATACAGCATACACCATGTATTTAAATAGCTTACCAAGTTGTCTCACTGAACTGTCAGTTGTTCATTGCAATTTTATTCAATAGCTGTTCCATCAAAAGTCTGTCCAAATATTTAGTTCTGTGTATTAGAAGCATAAGCAAATTGTTAGGTCATTGTTAAATGTCTAATATTGAATCTGCACTTTGATCTGGATCTGGGTGCACTGTTCATGGTGAGTGTTACACAATAGCAGGTGAAAGTTAATACAGATGTCT is a genomic window of Trichomycterus rosablanca isolate fTriRos1 chromosome 4, fTriRos1.hap1, whole genome shotgun sequence containing:
- the czib gene encoding CXXC motif containing zinc binding protein isoform X1 yields the protein MGKFGLQFKATLENVTNVRPDGEDFRWYLKLKCGNCGEVSEKWQYITLLDSMPLKGGRGSASMVQKCKLCSRENSIDILKDTITPYNMEDSDRFKTMVQFECRGLEPVDFQPQAGFAAKGAETTTQFLEINLQEKDWTDYDEKASESVGIYEVTHQFIKC
- the czib gene encoding CXXC motif containing zinc binding protein isoform X2; protein product: MPLKGGRGSASMVQKCKLCSRENSIDILKDTITPYNMEDSDRFKTMVQFECRGLEPVDFQPQAGFAAKGAETTTQFLEINLQEKDWTDYDEKASESVGIYEVTHQFIKC